The Acidobacteriota bacterium nucleotide sequence CGCCCTTGGTGCGGTACTGCACCGTCGCCAGATCGTCGGACATGATCTGCAGCGCGTAGAGCAGGTAGTCCAGGTACTGAACCTCGGCGATGGGCCGCAGACCGCGCATGGCCATGCCAATGGCCTGGCCCAGGATGGTGGTCTCGCGGATGCCGGTGTCGGAAACCCGGGCCTTCCCGTACTTCTCCTGCATCCCGGACATTCCCTGATTGACGTCTCCCAGATACCCCACGTCCTCGCCGAAGGCCACCAGGTGGGGATATTTCTCCAGGTTGGCGTCGAAGCAAGCGTTGACCACCTCGAAGCCGTTGACCCGCGGCGCATCGTCGGCGTATTGCGGCGCCACCACCGGCACCGAGAGCACCGACTTCTCGGACGCGCTGTAGAGATGGCTGCTGTAGCGGTCTTCCGCCAGCTCCAGCTGCTGATCCCGCCATTCCACCAACGCCCGGCGGGCCGGAACGTCGTGCTCGCGAGCGGCGATGAGGACCTTGTGCAGCGCCGAAAGAATGTCCCGCCGCAGCGGCGCCTTCTTGGACTCCAGCTTGCGGACGGTGTCTTCCAACCCCAGATCGCCGGGGACCGCCGATGCCAGATCCCGGGCCAGCTGAGCGAAGGCGCTGACGTCCTCCCGGATGGGGTCGATGTAGGCGGCCCAGGCGCGGTCCCGGGCGTCGCCGGCGGCCTGACGGGCCTGCTTCTCCACCTCGTCCAGCTCCGCCTCGTCGGCAATGCCCTGCTCGATCATCCAGCGGCGCATCTGGCGCAGGCAATCCCACTCCTGCTCCCAGGCCAGCCGCTCCTCCGACTTGTAGCGCTCGTGGGCGCCGGAGGTGGAATGGCCCTGGGGCTGGGTCAGCTCGGTGACGTGGATCACCGTCGGCACGTGCTGCTTGCGCACCACCTCCGCCGACATCAGGTAGGCCTCGCACAACGCCGGGTAGTCCCAGCCGCGTACCGCCAGCAAGTCGATGCCGCCGCCCACTTCACCACCTTCTCCACTGCGCTCTCCACCGCGATCTTCACTGCGGCGAAAGCCCGATAGCACGGCGGAGAGGTCCTGCTTGGCGATCTGGTATTTGTTCGGCACGGAAATGCCGTAGTCGTCGTCCCAGATGGACAGCAACATGGGCACCTGCAGCACGCCGGCGGCGTTCACCGTCTCCCAGAACATACCCTCGGCACAGCTGGCGTTGCCGATGGTTCCCCAGGCGATCTCGTCGCCGCCGCGGGAGAAGCCTTCGAAACCGTCCAATCCCAGCTGGCGGTAGAGCTTGGAGGCCTGGGCCAGCCCCAGCAGCCGGGGCATCTGGGAGGCGGTGGGGGAAACGTCGGCGGACGAGTTGTGCTGCTCCGTCAACATCTTCCAGCGGCCTTCATCGTCGAGGCTGCGGGTGCCGAAATGGGAGTTCATGGACCGGCCGCCGGTGGCCGGCTCCGCCTGGACGTCGGCGTGGGCGTAGAGCTGGGCGAAGAATTGCTCCAGGGTCAGCTCTCCCAGAGCCATCATCAGCGTCTGGTCACGGTAGTAGCCGGAGCGGAAGTCTCCCTTGCGAAAGGCCTTGGCCATGGCCACCTGAGCGACCTCCTTGCCGTCGCCGAAGATGCCGAACTTCGCCTTGCCGGAAAACACCTCCCGCCGGCCGATGAGGCTGGCCTCCCGGCTCTCCATGGCCAGGCGATAGTCGCGCAGGATCTCTTCTCTCTTGATCTCCAAGACAAAAACCTTCCTTCGAGGTGGATTGTCGAAACGTGTAGAACAGACCGTGGGCGCGGCGGCTTCAGAGCCGCTCAACGCCGAATTCGAGGACGAAGACGGCAACGCCGGCACGCACCTGATTACGACGATCTTAGCATACGGCAGCTCCGTTTCCGGACGCCGCCGGTCTCTCGAAGGCTCCTCTCGGGGCCAGCGCCGGGAAGCTGAAGTCAGGCTTCCTGACGGCGCGGCCGCAGGCGCCGCCGGGTCAGTTGGCTCTCGGCGGTGAACAGGGCCAGGGCCGTCCAAATGCACAGGAAGGAGCGAATCTGAACCGCGGTGAAGGGCTCGCCGTAAACCAGCACTCCCAGCAGCAGCTGCCCCGTCGGCGCCAGATATTGGAAGAAGCCGAGGGTCTTGAGGGGCAAACGCCGGGCGGCGTTGGAGAACCACAGCAGCGGTAGCGCCGTCATCAATCCGCTGGCCACCAGGAAGACGAAGGTGCGGGGATCGACGGCAAGGAAGGCGGCGTCACCGCGCATCACCAGCCAGCCGAGATAGGACACCGCCGCCGGCAGGAGCAGGGCGGTCTCCAGGTTGGAGCCCAACAGCGCCCCCACCGGCGCCGTCTTGCGCACCAGGCCGTAGAGCCCGAAGCTGAGAGCCAGCCCGAGGGCGACCCAGGGCAGCCCCCCGGCGGCCACCGAGAGCTGAATCACCCCGGCAGCGGCCAGCAGCACCGCCACCCACTGGGCCGGGCGGAGCCGCTCCCCCAGGAAGAGCATTCCCAGGGCGACGTTGAGCAGCGGATTGATGAAATACCCGAGGCTCGCCTCGACGATCTGAGAGCTGAAGACGGCGTAGACGTAGAGACACCAATTGAAGGCGATGAGCGCCGCCGACAGCGCAAAGACCCGCAGCACCCGCGGCTGCCGCGCCTTGAGCACCAGCTCCCCCACCCGATTGCGGTAGCGCAGCAGCAAATAGAAGACCAGCAGCGACCAGATCACCCGGTGCCCGAGGGTCTCCAGCGCCGGCACCGCCGCCACCTGCTTCCAGAACATGGGGCTGAAACCCCAGGCTCCGTAGGCCAGGAGAGCGTAGATCCCACCTTTGAATCGCTCGTCGACGGGCATGGCGGTTCCGCAGGAGCTGCTCGCGGCAGCTATTCCAGGATTGGAGAAGCGGCAAGGGCGCTCCGGACCGTCCGGCCCCCGAGCCGAGACGCCACTATATCTTTCGGCCGTTCTTTTGAGCTGGGAGTTTTCTTCCCGGAACTTCGGTGAGGGGTCGCCGCGGCGGGGAGTTGAGGCCGGGGAGCGAGGCTGGGGACTAGTTGAGACTGAGGAGCGAGGCTGGGAGCTGTGAGGCTGGAGACCGTGATCAGGCGGCCCGTAGCCTCAACCCCTAGGAGCTTGGAGGCTACGGGCCCCACCTAGATCGCAGCGTCTAGACGTAGTAGCGGCAGGAACAGCTCGAACCCGCACAGACGCCAAAATCGTACCCTTGGATCAGGCAGATCTTGTTGCAGTAGGAGGGGTCGCAGGGAGGATCAAACCCCATCCACTCGAGGACATTCGCCTGCCCGAATTCCGAAGCGGCGTTGCAGGCCGTGGCGGCTACCGTCGGAGCCGCCGCCGGTTCCAACACGGAGGCTTCCGGAGCGGGAGCCTCCGGTGCCTGCAATCCCGGGGTGGCGGCAACGGCGGACGGGGTCCAGAGAAGGGCGACTAGCGCCAGGGTGAACAGGCCGAGGGCGATCTTGAGCTTCATTGAAGGCTCCTTTCGGTCCAACAGATCAACGAATGTCCCACGTTGGGGAATAAAACAACGAATGAAAGTATACCGGTCTAAGTTCTTCCTCCAACAAAAGACTTCCCCGCCCCCCACTGGGAGGACGCACAGCAGCCGTTCTATACTGCCAACGACATTTGTAGGAGCTATTCGCAACCCTGTCCCCGCGCCGCCGTAGAGTGGAAGGACGGCCTCGCCGTCCACCCCAACCCGAGGAGGCTTGAATGATGAACTTGCAGCGAGCTTGTCTGCTGGTGCTGGCCCTGATGGCGCTCACCGGCTTCGCGTTCTCCGGCGTCGCGGCGCCGGTCCCGGAAGACGACTTCACCACCGGAGACGAATCGGCCCACGACTGGCCCCAATTTCGTGGTGCCCACCGCGACGGCGTGACCCCCGAGACACCGCGCCAGGGCACCTGGCCCGAGGCCGGTCCTCGAGAGCTGTGGAGCGTGCCGCTGGGCGAGGGCTACTCGGGCATCAGCGTCGCCGGCGATCGACTCTTCACCCTCTTCGCCGACGCCGAGGGCGAGCACCTGGCGGCCTTCGACCGCAAGACCGGGGAGCAACGCTGGAGCACCCGCATCGCCGACCGGCTGGACACCGCCATGGGCAACGGTCCCCGCTCCACCCCCACCGTCGCCGACGGCCGCGTCTTCGCCCTCGGCGCCTCGGGAGACCTGGTGGCAGCAAAAGCCAGCGACGGCAGCATCCTGTGGCGTCACAACCTGCCGGAGGACTTCGGCAGCCGGCCCCCCCAATGGGGCTTCGCCACCGCGCCGCTGGTGGACGACAACCTGCTATTGCTGGAGGTCGGCGGCACCGACGGCGCCTTCGCCGCCCTCGATCCCGCCACCGGCGAGGTGCGCTGGCAGGCCTACGAGCGCGGCGGCGGCTACTCCTCCCCCATCATCATGACCATCGGCGGGGTCAAGCAATACGTCTTCGTGCCCACCGCCGCCGACCAGGTGGTCTCGCTGCTCCCCGACGGTACGGTGCATTGGACCCACTCCTGGCACGCCGGCACCATCGCCATGCCGGTGGCGGTGGGCGAGGACGGGCTCTTCGTCTCCGCCTCCAACGATATCGGTGCCATGGTGGTGAAGATCTCCGAGGGCTCCGACGGTGTCGAGCTCGAGGAGCTGTGGCGCAGCCGCGAGATGAAGAATCATTTTTCCTCGTCGGTCTACTACCAGGGCCATATCTACGGCTTCGACGGCGGCACCTTCAAATGCATCGACGCCCTCACCGGCGAATTCCAATGGGGCAAGCGGGGCCTGGGCAAGGGCTCCCTCATCGTCGCCGGCGACCGCCTCATCGTGCTCGGTGACCGTGGTCAGCTGGTATTGGTGGAGGCCACCGCTGAGGAGTACCGAGAGCTCGCCTCCGCCCGGGTGCTGGGGGGCAAGACCTGGACCTCCCCCGCCTTCGCCGGCGGTCAGCTCTTCCTGCGCAATCAGGAGAAGATGGTGGCCCTGGATCTCAACGCTCCGCCTTCTCCGGCGGCGGAGGCCTCCGCCGAGGGCTCCGAGGAAGCGATTTCCCAGGACTCGACGCCCCAAGAATCCGGAGGTGCCCGATGATCCGCCCGATGTTCCACCGAATGTCCCGACCGATGCAGCTTCGCTGGTCCGTCGGCCCCGCTCTTCGGACGGCGGCACTGCTCTGCGTCCTGCTCCTACCCACCGCCGCCTCAGCTCAGGAGGGCGCAGCCCAGGAAGGGAAGGTACTCGATACCGTCGAAGAAGTCCTCGCCTGTCATTACCAGGCCCACGGCGGGGACGCCTGGAAGCAGCTCCAAAGCCTGCAGCTGGAAGGTAGCTACAGCGCCTTCAGCACCCCCAGCACGTTCAAGCTCTACCGCCAACGCCCGGACCACTACCGATTCGAAACCACCCTCCTCGACGTCTTCACTTCCGAAGGCTTCGACGGTACCGACGTTTGGTTGCTCTTCCCCCTCCTCGGCCCCAGCTGGCCGATCCCGGCGCCGCCGGCGGAGGCGGTGCGCATTCAAGGGCAGCTGGAGTTCGACGGCCCGCTGGTGGACTCCGCCGCCAAGGGCCACACGGTCCAGCTGGCGGAGGTGACGGACTTCGAGGGCACGCCGTCCTACCAGCTGGAGGTGCAGACCGCCCACGGCACCGAGGAAACCTGGTATCTAGCGGTGGAGACCTGCCTGGAGGTGGGCCGCGACTTCCCCACCGCGGACTTCGGTCGCGGCATGCGGGGCCGGGCCTTCTACAGCGATTTCCGCCCGGTGGCAGGGGTCCTCCTGCCCCATCGCATCGAAGAAGAGTACGGCATCCGCTACCGGATCACCGAGATCCAGAAGATCGTCGCCAACCCACAGCTCGATCCGCAGATCTTCGCGTATCGGCCGCTGCCGGAGATGGAGTCCCTGGCCTGGTTGGAAGGAAGCTGGCAGGTGCAGATGGAGAGTCGACCGGCGGAGCGTGCTCCCTGGAGCAGCGCCACCATCCCCACCACCGTCGCTTCCGAATTCCACGGCACTCTGCTGCGCCACCGCATGGACCGCTTCGACGGCACCTTCGAGCACGGCGAGGAACGGACTCTCACCTACGACCGCTTCCGCGAAAGCTACGTCCTCACCGTCTTCGATCAACTCACCAACCACTCCCAACGGCTGGTGGGCAAGCTGGAAGACGGCGTTCTGACCCTCAGCGATCAGGAAACGGATAGTGCGGCGATCTTCGGCGGCTTCCCCACCTACACCCGGCTGGTCTTCCGCGATCTCTCCCCCGAGGGCTTCGTCATCGAGCGGCATCAGTCCTCCGACGAGGGGGAAACCTGGGCGCTGCTGGGGCGAGAGACGTTTACGCGGAGTGGGAAGTAGGAGGAGGAACTAGCCGGCGCTCCCAGGACCCGCGCGTTCAGTCCCGCACTGGCGTCCTGGAAACTCCCGATGGAGCTCGGCGATGTGATATCGTGCCCTCAGCTGATAGAGACAACCTCTCCTTTACGCCCCTGATCCAAGAAGGTGCCAACCTCGCGTGAGGGAGAGGTCTATATCGTCCCGCGCTCCCACCGTCACCAAAGCCGCGCTTGCGGCAACCTAATAGAGAAAGCCCTTCGATCAATCGGGTGAGCCTTGCGGAAGGAGCCGGCGGCGGCTGGCCCCGGGAGGCTCCCCGATTCCATGCAACTCGCAGCGCCTCGGGGCGTTGCGATTCCGGTCGCCTGCGACCGAGGGAGTCTCTATGCCATCACACCGCCTCTTCCTCCCCGCTCCGTCGTCCGCCGGACTCTTCTTCGCAGCGCTTGTCCTCCTGCTGAGCCTCCTCCCGGCGTCTCCCGCCGCAGCCGAAGCCAACTGCTGGTGCAAGGTTCAATGCACCTTCCCCGGAGCCGACACCGTCGAAGGACAGGAGTCCTGGTCCCAACGGCCCGACGGCCGGAACTTCAACTATCCCCACTCCCAGAACGAATGGGACGAATGCAAAGACTATTGCCGCGGTTTCGTCTACGAGCTGCCGCTGGAGGAGATGGCAGAGAATCGCAACAGCTGCGGCACCGTCGAGTGCGCCTCCAATTATTGGCTCGGCGCTCGCCCGGAGCGCCAGGGGGAGACCCGCCGCGTCCAGGTGCCCTGCGGCGACGGAGCCGACGAATCGGACTTTCAATATGCGGTGAAGGTCGTTTGCGGCTCCGCCGGTGACGGCGACCCGCTCCACATGGGCGGCTACAAGACCACCGTAAACGTCCACAATCCAGCCCTCGAGCCCGTCCGCACCCGCCACAAGCTGGCGGTGGCTGGACCCCGGCGGGATGGCTCCA carries:
- the rarD gene encoding EamA family transporter RarD, with the translated sequence MPVDERFKGGIYALLAYGAWGFSPMFWKQVAAVPALETLGHRVIWSLLVFYLLLRYRNRVGELVLKARQPRVLRVFALSAALIAFNWCLYVYAVFSSQIVEASLGYFINPLLNVALGMLFLGERLRPAQWVAVLLAAAGVIQLSVAAGGLPWVALGLALSFGLYGLVRKTAPVGALLGSNLETALLLPAAVSYLGWLVMRGDAAFLAVDPRTFVFLVASGLMTALPLLWFSNAARRLPLKTLGFFQYLAPTGQLLLGVLVYGEPFTAVQIRSFLCIWTALALFTAESQLTRRRLRPRRQEA
- a CDS encoding PQQ-binding-like beta-propeller repeat protein; this encodes MMNLQRACLLVLALMALTGFAFSGVAAPVPEDDFTTGDESAHDWPQFRGAHRDGVTPETPRQGTWPEAGPRELWSVPLGEGYSGISVAGDRLFTLFADAEGEHLAAFDRKTGEQRWSTRIADRLDTAMGNGPRSTPTVADGRVFALGASGDLVAAKASDGSILWRHNLPEDFGSRPPQWGFATAPLVDDNLLLLEVGGTDGAFAALDPATGEVRWQAYERGGGYSSPIIMTIGGVKQYVFVPTAADQVVSLLPDGTVHWTHSWHAGTIAMPVAVGEDGLFVSASNDIGAMVVKISEGSDGVELEELWRSREMKNHFSSSVYYQGHIYGFDGGTFKCIDALTGEFQWGKRGLGKGSLIVAGDRLIVLGDRGQLVLVEATAEEYRELASARVLGGKTWTSPAFAGGQLFLRNQEKMVALDLNAPPSPAAEASAEGSEEAISQDSTPQESGGAR
- a CDS encoding thiamine pyrophosphate-dependent enzyme, giving the protein MEIKREEILRDYRLAMESREASLIGRREVFSGKAKFGIFGDGKEVAQVAMAKAFRKGDFRSGYYRDQTLMMALGELTLEQFFAQLYAHADVQAEPATGGRSMNSHFGTRSLDDEGRWKMLTEQHNSSADVSPTASQMPRLLGLAQASKLYRQLGLDGFEGFSRGGDEIAWGTIGNASCAEGMFWETVNAAGVLQVPMLLSIWDDDYGISVPNKYQIAKQDLSAVLSGFRRSEDRGGERSGEGGEVGGGIDLLAVRGWDYPALCEAYLMSAEVVRKQHVPTVIHVTELTQPQGHSTSGAHERYKSEERLAWEQEWDCLRQMRRWMIEQGIADEAELDEVEKQARQAAGDARDRAWAAYIDPIREDVSAFAQLARDLASAVPGDLGLEDTVRKLESKKAPLRRDILSALHKVLIAAREHDVPARRALVEWRDQQLELAEDRYSSHLYSASEKSVLSVPVVAPQYADDAPRVNGFEVVNACFDANLEKYPHLVAFGEDVGYLGDVNQGMSGMQEKYGKARVSDTGIRETTILGQAIGMAMRGLRPIAEVQYLDYLLYALQIMSDDLATVQYRTKGGQKAPVIVRTRGHRLEGIWHSGSPMGGIVHLVRGMHVCVPRDMTRAAGFYNTLLQSDEPALVVEVLNGYRVKEPMPSNIGELTVPLGVPEVLREGGDVTLVTYGACCRIALDAAETLSQLGIEVEVVDVQTLLPFDLEGRIVESVRKTNRLVVMDEDVPGGASAYILRQILERQRAFPWLDSEPRTLTSTAHRPAYGSDGDYFSKPNAEQVFETVYELMHEAEPQRFPLFYR